One genomic window of Luteitalea pratensis includes the following:
- a CDS encoding PstS family phosphate ABC transporter substrate-binding protein yields the protein MRVRLLSIACTVAVMSAMPLAACRHTPRSARAVITVDGSSTVYPLTEAIAEDFQRVSPTSHVTIGVAGTSGGLRRLCRGVLDMAAASRPIVAAEAASCAAAGIAFVELPVAFDGITVAVHPSNTWVESLTVDDLRRLWRHEAEGTLLRWSQLRPTYPDREVHLFGAGVESGTFDYFTGAITGAPRDSRGDYTSSEDDNTLVQGVAGDPNALGYFGFAYYETHDEYVRAVAIRADANSDAVLPTRDTIRSGAYRPLARPVFVYVNAHSLDRDDVRRFVDYYTTHVTEVANDVGYVPLEARVQAAVRARLEARRTGSLFAGDAGVQTRTLAARLGVE from the coding sequence ATGCGCGTGCGCCTCCTCTCGATCGCCTGCACCGTGGCCGTGATGTCGGCCATGCCGCTGGCGGCGTGCCGGCACACGCCTCGCTCGGCGCGGGCCGTGATCACCGTCGATGGGTCCAGTACCGTCTACCCGCTCACCGAGGCGATCGCCGAGGACTTCCAGCGTGTCTCTCCGACCTCGCACGTCACGATCGGCGTGGCGGGCACGAGCGGTGGTTTGCGCCGGCTCTGCCGCGGCGTCCTCGACATGGCAGCCGCGTCGCGACCGATCGTCGCGGCCGAGGCTGCGTCGTGTGCCGCGGCGGGTATCGCCTTTGTCGAGTTGCCTGTCGCTTTCGACGGCATCACGGTGGCGGTGCACCCGTCCAACACCTGGGTGGAGAGCCTGACGGTCGATGACCTGCGGCGGCTCTGGCGGCACGAGGCCGAGGGGACGCTCCTCCGCTGGTCGCAATTGCGCCCGACCTACCCGGATCGCGAGGTCCACCTGTTCGGCGCGGGCGTCGAGTCGGGAACCTTCGACTACTTCACCGGGGCGATCACCGGGGCCCCGCGCGACAGTCGCGGCGACTACACGTCGAGCGAAGACGACAACACCCTCGTCCAGGGCGTGGCGGGTGATCCGAACGCGCTGGGATACTTCGGCTTTGCGTACTACGAGACGCACGACGAGTACGTCCGCGCCGTCGCCATTCGCGCCGACGCGAACTCGGATGCGGTCCTGCCGACCCGCGACACGATCCGCTCGGGAGCCTACCGTCCATTGGCCCGTCCCGTATTCGTCTACGTCAACGCGCACTCGCTGGATCGCGACGACGTCCGTCGCTTCGTCGACTACTACACGACGCACGTCACCGAGGTGGCCAACGACGTCGGCTACGTGCCGCTCGAAGCGCGCGTGCAGGCCGCGGTCCGGGCACGGCTCGAGGCGCGTCGCACCGGCTCGCTGTTTGCGGGCGACGCGGGCGTGCAGACACGGACCCTCGCCGCCAGGCTGGGCGTGGAGTAA
- a CDS encoding CHAD domain-containing protein, which produces MPPTRPVQDLATLVTGRHDALREQADDAHDAKVDAVHQARVASRRLREVVPVLGRGLDDIRLKPLRRNLRDLTRALGPVRELDVALGMVEELPIEGPDADRLADAWREHLEHRRRAPVRALRKALGPGPRRELDRALEAFAAARTVSRDESWREGLTRRLIARAQDLRDHIERTGTTYHPEPLHEVRIAIKKLRYVLEITGEAGLARVLRPLRTLKAAQESLGHLHDLDVLMTSLQSVPDTAPGKDLQHAAAAAVATIEAASRLLHRRYLRSRAGLIGVTDTTLQTVVPGVRTVNVVRHRKATRGH; this is translated from the coding sequence ATGCCTCCCACGCGTCCCGTTCAGGATCTTGCGACCCTTGTCACGGGTCGCCACGACGCGTTGCGCGAACAGGCGGACGACGCCCACGACGCCAAGGTCGATGCGGTGCACCAGGCGCGAGTGGCCTCGCGGCGCTTGCGGGAGGTGGTTCCCGTGCTCGGCCGTGGCCTCGATGACATCCGTCTCAAGCCGTTGCGCCGCAACCTGCGGGATCTCACCCGAGCCCTTGGGCCGGTCCGCGAACTCGACGTCGCGCTCGGGATGGTCGAGGAGTTGCCGATCGAGGGACCGGATGCCGATCGCCTGGCGGACGCCTGGCGCGAGCACCTCGAGCATCGACGCCGCGCGCCGGTGCGTGCCCTGCGCAAGGCGCTCGGGCCCGGTCCGCGGCGGGAGCTCGATCGTGCCCTCGAGGCGTTCGCCGCTGCTCGCACCGTGTCCCGCGATGAATCCTGGCGGGAGGGTCTGACCCGGCGTCTGATCGCACGCGCGCAGGACCTGCGCGACCACATCGAGCGCACCGGTACGACCTATCACCCCGAGCCGTTGCACGAGGTCCGTATCGCCATCAAGAAGCTGCGTTACGTGCTGGAGATCACGGGCGAGGCCGGGCTCGCGCGCGTGCTGCGGCCCCTGCGGACGTTGAAGGCCGCCCAGGAGTCACTCGGCCACCTGCACGATCTCGACGTCCTCATGACGTCGCTGCAATCGGTGCCCGACACTGCGCCCGGCAAGGACCTTCAGCACGCGGCAGCGGCAGCCGTGGCGACGATCGAAGCCGCGTCCCGGCTGCTGCATCGACGCTACCTTCGCTCCCGTGCCGGGCTCATTGGCGTCACCGATACCACTCTCCAGACTGTCGTCCCCGGGGTACGAACGGTGAACGTGGTGCGTCATCGAAAGGCAACCCGTGGCCACTGA
- a CDS encoding winged helix-turn-helix domain-containing protein — protein MMSREVLSYQFDDVVIDLRAGRVLRAGTATPLEPKAYDLLVLLASRSGELVTRQEVLDRVWAGVYVTDNAVARVIAQVRRVLGDSARASRYIETVPTRGYRFIVPVTLRFAATSSASPATLVPAAATGAIAGQGGPGPGSTGAPQVRAATSAAAAQPDDTRNPAYALQVSARQAGHPLWAAGLALVALMAILLAWRSQTTSSRESAGLRVGTRTQITSSAVLDAFPAWSPDGRTLAYASDRGGRFEIFIRDMTAGGDRIALTADRQHNVQPAWSPDGSRLAYHSSGRGGIWVIARSGGTPFQISRFGSRPSWSPDGTRVAFQGAPYTEPGAAAFETFGPSSLWVVTVDGSEPRMATRGWRPEGSHVRPTWFPDGQRLFFASQRLDTTDLWTVDLASGALTRVLEARARAVDATLTPDGRAVYYVRMGDHFDLWKLPLREDGTAAAAPELALPPGELDIRHVAMHPHGNQLAYVGMATVAGLRSLPLRRDGIPAGPSVRIAEDAVRRARRPSFSPDARHVAFERQVAGGPPGLWLLDLAQGSVRALAVGLTDARDPAWSRDGTRVYFETGEDTDVVLQAMRVQDGGTEIVARLADGAHTLLRPRVSPDGTRLAYTRSSEGQLEVWVRALADGTDTRVARLGDGVAFPAWSPDGQAVAVDVWRDGHAQVYVADLASGVITQVSREVDQAWVRSWSPDGTRLAFAGATDGRWNVWSVRRDGTDLRQLTDYGDEHHYVRNPEWSPTGDRLVYEFATFSGNIWAVPLP, from the coding sequence ATGATGAGCCGGGAAGTCCTTTCTTATCAGTTCGATGACGTGGTGATCGACTTGCGTGCGGGGCGCGTGCTGCGCGCCGGCACGGCGACGCCGCTCGAGCCGAAAGCCTACGATCTGCTCGTCCTGCTCGCGTCCCGGAGCGGTGAACTCGTCACCCGGCAGGAGGTCCTCGACCGCGTCTGGGCCGGCGTGTACGTGACCGACAATGCGGTCGCCCGCGTAATCGCCCAGGTCCGTCGTGTGCTCGGCGACTCGGCCAGGGCCTCGCGGTACATAGAGACGGTGCCCACCCGGGGCTACCGCTTCATCGTGCCCGTGACGCTCAGGTTCGCCGCTACCTCGTCTGCCTCGCCGGCAACACTCGTGCCGGCCGCAGCCACCGGGGCCATTGCTGGGCAGGGCGGCCCCGGCCCCGGCTCAACCGGCGCTCCGCAGGTGCGGGCAGCCACGTCTGCGGCGGCCGCGCAACCGGACGACACGCGCAACCCTGCTTACGCCCTTCAGGTTTCGGCGCGGCAGGCCGGGCACCCGCTCTGGGCCGCAGGCCTGGCGCTGGTGGCACTGATGGCGATTCTGCTCGCCTGGCGATCGCAAACGACGTCCTCGCGTGAGTCGGCGGGGCTGCGCGTCGGCACCCGCACGCAGATCACGTCGTCGGCTGTACTGGACGCGTTCCCGGCCTGGTCGCCCGATGGCCGCACGCTGGCGTACGCGAGCGACCGCGGCGGCCGCTTCGAGATCTTCATCCGTGACATGACGGCCGGCGGCGATCGCATCGCGCTGACTGCCGATCGCCAGCACAACGTGCAACCGGCCTGGTCGCCCGACGGCTCACGGCTCGCCTACCACTCGTCGGGCCGCGGCGGCATCTGGGTCATCGCACGCTCGGGTGGGACGCCGTTCCAGATCAGCCGTTTTGGGTCACGACCGTCGTGGTCGCCGGATGGCACCCGCGTGGCCTTCCAGGGCGCGCCATACACCGAGCCGGGCGCCGCGGCGTTCGAGACGTTCGGCCCGTCGAGCCTGTGGGTCGTCACCGTTGACGGTTCCGAACCGCGCATGGCGACGAGAGGCTGGCGACCGGAAGGCAGTCACGTGCGCCCCACATGGTTCCCCGATGGGCAGCGGTTGTTTTTTGCAAGTCAACGGCTCGACACGACCGACTTGTGGACCGTCGATCTCGCGTCTGGTGCGTTGACCCGCGTCCTCGAGGCTCGCGCCCGGGCCGTCGACGCCACGCTGACGCCGGACGGTCGCGCCGTGTACTACGTCCGCATGGGCGATCACTTCGACTTGTGGAAGCTGCCGCTCCGCGAGGACGGCACGGCCGCTGCCGCGCCGGAACTGGCCTTGCCGCCGGGCGAACTCGACATCCGACACGTCGCGATGCACCCGCATGGCAACCAGTTGGCCTACGTCGGGATGGCGACGGTCGCCGGCCTGCGCAGCCTGCCGCTTCGCAGGGACGGGATCCCCGCGGGTCCGTCCGTGCGTATCGCGGAGGACGCCGTGCGGCGAGCGCGACGCCCCTCGTTCAGTCCGGACGCCCGTCATGTCGCGTTCGAGCGACAGGTGGCCGGGGGGCCGCCTGGCCTGTGGCTGCTCGACCTGGCGCAAGGCTCGGTCCGGGCGCTGGCCGTGGGTCTCACCGACGCGCGCGATCCGGCATGGAGCCGTGACGGCACCCGGGTGTACTTCGAGACGGGCGAGGATACCGACGTGGTCCTGCAGGCGATGCGCGTGCAGGACGGCGGCACGGAGATCGTCGCGCGCCTGGCCGACGGCGCGCACACGCTGTTGCGGCCCCGGGTCTCACCCGACGGCACCCGCCTCGCCTACACGCGCTCCTCGGAGGGACAGCTCGAGGTCTGGGTCCGTGCGCTCGCCGACGGTACCGATACCCGCGTCGCGCGCCTCGGCGATGGAGTGGCGTTTCCAGCCTGGTCGCCCGACGGTCAGGCGGTGGCCGTTGACGTGTGGCGTGATGGCCATGCACAGGTGTACGTGGCGGATCTGGCAAGCGGCGTCATCACGCAGGTATCGCGCGAGGTGGATCAGGCGTGGGTCCGAAGCTGGTCGCCCGATGGCACCCGCCTCGCGTTTGCCGGCGCGACGGACGGCCGATGGAACGTGTGGTCGGTGCGCCGGGACGGCACCGACCTGCGCCAGTTGACCGACTACGGCGACGAGCATCACTACGTGCGCAACCCGGAATGGTCGCCCACCGGCGATCGCCTCGTCTACGAATTCGCGACCTTCTCGGGCAACATCTGGGCGGTGCCGTTGCCGTGA
- a CDS encoding SulP family inorganic anion transporter codes for MLASLVVFLIAIPLSLGIALASGAPIMAGLIAGIVGGLVTGLVAGAPLQVTGPAAGLTAIVFGMVEQFADWRLVASAVVLGGVIQIALGASRIARLCLAVSPAVVHGMLAGIGITIALAQLHIILGGAPESQALKNLLALPAQVMDLHAPAAFLGLATIALLLAWQWVPRPLSAVPASLVAVMTATGASVLLGLDVERIDLKGGFGSGLQFAAWPGAEHWMAVVMGGITIAAVASVESLLCAVATDKLHTGPRANLDRELVGQGLSNTLSGVLGGLPVTGVIVRSSANIQAGAQTQLSAILHSVWILLFVVFLGVGIEMIPLCVLAGLLVHVGIRLVDAHHIRRLVTFGEAIVYLVTVTGVVVLGLLPGIGLGVSLALVLLLRRLSHTNVQVEGADGRYHVRIGGSMTFVGIPKLTAALERIPPRTHVDIDLMVDFMDHAAFETLHDWRLSHERLGGRVDIDELHEAWYANAAKGTPQFAKSRLDGLLGALRRRTRKETSMSTTASSSEPLLQGAAAFNATTSREVKPLLNHLADVGQTPQALFITCADSRIVPADLVNADPGDIFVLRNIGNIVPTWTGVAGSDDSVGSGIEFAVDVLKVHTIVVCGHSECGAMKALLGGHEALGGSLSRWLAHGTSALDRHAQAPVAAQPPPTTPHNALARTNVVEQVERLQTYPSVQRAIAAGELRLYGWFFDLKRAKVTVWNQATGTFVDAGEDVKTLEPPMRVPA; via the coding sequence GTGCTTGCCTCACTCGTTGTCTTCCTCATTGCCATTCCCCTGTCGCTCGGCATCGCGCTGGCGTCAGGCGCCCCCATCATGGCCGGACTCATCGCCGGCATTGTCGGTGGCCTGGTCACGGGCCTGGTCGCCGGAGCGCCCCTTCAGGTTACAGGGCCCGCGGCCGGCTTGACCGCGATCGTCTTCGGCATGGTCGAGCAATTCGCCGACTGGCGGCTGGTTGCCTCCGCGGTCGTGCTCGGCGGGGTCATCCAGATCGCGCTGGGCGCCTCGCGCATCGCCCGCCTCTGCCTGGCCGTCTCGCCCGCGGTCGTGCACGGCATGCTTGCGGGCATCGGCATCACCATCGCCCTCGCGCAGCTGCACATCATCCTCGGCGGCGCGCCTGAGAGCCAGGCCCTCAAGAATCTCCTCGCGCTGCCGGCGCAGGTGATGGACCTGCATGCACCCGCGGCCTTCCTGGGACTCGCGACGATTGCGCTCCTGCTGGCCTGGCAATGGGTGCCGCGGCCGCTGTCGGCAGTCCCCGCGTCCCTCGTGGCGGTAATGACGGCGACGGGCGCCTCGGTGTTGCTCGGCCTCGACGTCGAACGGATCGACCTCAAGGGCGGCTTCGGCAGCGGGCTGCAGTTCGCGGCATGGCCGGGCGCCGAGCACTGGATGGCGGTGGTGATGGGCGGCATCACGATTGCGGCAGTCGCCAGCGTCGAGTCTTTGCTCTGTGCCGTCGCCACCGACAAGCTGCACACCGGCCCTCGCGCGAATCTCGATCGCGAGCTCGTCGGTCAGGGCCTGTCGAACACGCTGTCCGGCGTCCTCGGCGGTCTGCCGGTCACGGGCGTGATCGTGCGGTCGTCGGCCAACATCCAGGCCGGCGCCCAGACGCAGCTCTCGGCGATCCTCCATAGCGTCTGGATCCTGCTCTTCGTCGTGTTCCTCGGCGTCGGGATCGAGATGATCCCGCTGTGCGTGCTGGCGGGCCTGCTCGTCCATGTCGGCATCCGCCTGGTCGATGCCCACCACATCCGGCGGCTGGTCACCTTCGGCGAGGCGATCGTCTACCTGGTCACCGTGACCGGGGTGGTCGTGCTCGGATTGCTGCCTGGCATCGGCCTCGGCGTGTCGCTTGCGCTCGTGCTCCTGCTGCGGCGGTTGTCGCACACCAACGTGCAGGTCGAGGGCGCCGACGGCAGGTACCACGTCCGAATCGGCGGGTCGATGACGTTTGTCGGCATCCCCAAGCTGACGGCGGCGCTCGAGCGCATCCCGCCACGGACCCACGTCGACATCGACCTGATGGTGGACTTCATGGATCATGCCGCGTTCGAGACGCTGCACGACTGGCGACTCAGCCATGAGCGGCTGGGCGGCCGTGTCGACATCGATGAATTGCACGAGGCCTGGTACGCCAACGCCGCGAAAGGGACGCCGCAGTTTGCCAAGTCGCGGCTCGACGGCCTGCTCGGCGCCCTTCGACGGCGCACCCGCAAGGAGACGTCGATGTCCACGACGGCGTCGTCCAGCGAGCCGCTCCTGCAAGGCGCGGCGGCGTTCAACGCCACGACGTCGCGCGAGGTGAAGCCGTTGCTGAACCACCTCGCAGACGTCGGCCAGACGCCACAGGCGCTGTTCATCACCTGCGCGGACTCACGCATCGTGCCGGCCGACCTAGTCAACGCCGATCCGGGCGACATCTTCGTGCTTCGCAACATCGGCAACATCGTGCCGACATGGACGGGCGTTGCCGGCAGTGACGACTCGGTCGGCTCGGGAATCGAGTTCGCCGTCGACGTGCTCAAGGTGCACACCATCGTCGTCTGCGGCCATTCGGAATGCGGGGCGATGAAGGCCCTGCTCGGTGGGCACGAGGCGTTGGGAGGGTCGCTGAGCCGCTGGCTTGCACACGGCACGTCGGCCCTGGATCGGCATGCGCAGGCCCCGGTCGCGGCGCAGCCACCGCCCACCACGCCGCACAACGCGCTGGCCCGTACCAACGTCGTCGAGCAGGTCGAGCGCCTGCAGACGTATCCATCCGTGCAGCGCGCGATCGCGGCAGGCGAACTGCGCCTCTATGGCTGGTTCTTCGACCTGAAGCGCGCCAAGGTCACGGTGTGGAATCAGGCGACCGGCACCTTCGTCGACGCCGGCGAGGACGTGAAGACGCTCGAGCCACCGATGCGCGTGCCGGCCTGA
- a CDS encoding SixA phosphatase family protein — MATELQLLLVRHAIAEERGAAWPDDEQRPLSHDGARKWKRAARGLARVVPVVDHLLTSPLTRTFQTAEILAKALSPSPKVQLLDALRPATRPGALVTALRARSPKGTVALVGHEPMLSELAALLLHLQGPLEFRKGAAMLLITSGFGTRGPARLEWFLTPRVLREVAGKD; from the coding sequence GTGGCCACTGAACTGCAGCTGCTGCTGGTACGCCATGCGATTGCCGAGGAACGCGGCGCCGCATGGCCAGACGATGAACAACGGCCGTTGAGCCATGACGGGGCCCGCAAGTGGAAGCGGGCGGCCCGCGGCCTGGCCCGGGTGGTTCCGGTCGTGGACCATCTGCTGACCAGCCCGCTGACGCGGACGTTCCAGACGGCCGAGATCCTGGCCAAGGCGCTGTCGCCGTCGCCGAAGGTGCAACTGCTCGACGCGCTACGCCCCGCCACGCGTCCTGGCGCCCTGGTGACGGCGCTGCGGGCACGATCGCCGAAGGGCACCGTCGCCCTGGTGGGGCATGAACCCATGCTGTCGGAACTGGCGGCGCTGCTGCTGCACCTGCAGGGGCCGTTGGAGTTCCGTAAGGGGGCGGCGATGCTGCTCATCACCAGCGGCTTCGGTACACGCGGGCCGGCCCGCCTCGAATGGTTCCTGACGCCCCGTGTCCTCCGCGAGGTGGCCGGGAAGGACTGA
- the pstC gene encoding phosphate ABC transporter permease subunit PstC: MIERALWACAALSVLVTVGIVGVLAWDAAAFFRDVSPVAFLTGRTWTPLFRTQSFGVLPIVAGTVLVMAIAMLVAVPAGLVSALYLSEYAPPRVRRMAKPALEVLAGVPTVVYGYFALLFVTPWLRTWIPGLAGFNALGPGLVMGLMILPLVSSLCDDAFSAVPQGLREGAFALGATRLQAATGVVLPAAMSGVSAAVILAISRAIGETMIVAIAAGQQPRFTANPLVPIETMTAYIVQVSLGDVPTGTREYRTIFAVGMLLFGATLALNLCSDWLRRRMAGAPR, encoded by the coding sequence ATGATCGAGCGTGCCCTGTGGGCATGCGCGGCCCTCTCCGTGCTGGTCACGGTCGGTATCGTCGGCGTCCTCGCCTGGGACGCGGCGGCGTTCTTCCGGGACGTCTCGCCGGTCGCGTTCCTGACCGGGCGCACGTGGACGCCGCTGTTCCGGACCCAGTCGTTCGGCGTCCTGCCAATCGTCGCCGGCACCGTGCTGGTGATGGCGATCGCGATGCTCGTCGCCGTCCCCGCCGGACTCGTGAGCGCGCTGTACCTGAGTGAGTACGCACCACCGCGAGTTCGTCGCATGGCGAAACCGGCGCTCGAGGTCCTCGCCGGTGTGCCCACGGTGGTCTACGGCTACTTCGCGCTGCTCTTCGTCACGCCCTGGCTCCGCACGTGGATCCCCGGCCTGGCCGGCTTCAATGCGCTCGGGCCCGGCCTGGTGATGGGCCTGATGATTCTGCCGCTGGTCTCGTCGCTCTGTGACGACGCGTTCTCGGCCGTGCCGCAGGGTCTGCGCGAGGGCGCCTTCGCGCTCGGCGCGACACGACTGCAGGCGGCCACCGGTGTGGTGCTGCCCGCAGCCATGTCCGGTGTCTCGGCGGCGGTCATCCTCGCGATCTCGCGCGCCATCGGCGAGACGATGATCGTGGCCATCGCCGCCGGTCAGCAACCGCGCTTCACCGCCAACCCGCTCGTGCCGATCGAAACAATGACCGCCTACATCGTCCAGGTCAGTCTCGGCGACGTGCCGACGGGCACGCGCGAGTACAGGACCATCTTCGCCGTCGGTATGCTGCTGTTTGGTGCCACCCTCGCACTCAACCTGTGCAGTGACTGGTTGCGCCGGCGGATGGC